TGAAGGGAGCTGATTCTTTGCCTCTTAGTTCATTATCTGAGAGATTAATGGGAACTACGATTACTATTTCCTTAGTACATGAACAAGCCGATAATCTTCTCCGTCAAGCTTTTGATTTGCTCAAGGAACTTGAATTCCGCTTCAATGCTAACAGTACTGAATCCGAATTAATGGAAATTAACTATCAGGCAGGTATTGCCCCAGTTAAGGTCCACACTGATTTATTTGAACTGATTTCATTAGGTCTAGAACACAGTCTAGCACCTAAAAGTCATCTCAATATTAGTATCGGGCCTTTGGTTCAAACCTGGCGTATTGGTTTTTCCGATGCAAAGGTTGCAAGCCCTGAAGAAATTGCTTCAGTCTTACCACTAATAGACCCTCATTTTATTAGACTCGATTCAATCAATTCTACGGTTTTCCTAGAAAAAAAGGGAATGAAAATTGACTTAGGCTGTTTAGCAAAGGGATACAGTGCAGATAAGGTTGCTGCTTTCTTGAAAGAAAATGGCGTCACTTCTGCTCTTATCAATCTTGGAGGAAACATCCTCACAATTGGGAACAACCAATCAAAAGATGGACGTCCGTGGCAAATCGGTATTCAAGACCCAAATAATCCACGAGGTAATCACCTGATGACCTTGTCTATTACTGGAAAATCAGTTGTTACATCTGGGATTTATGAACGACATCTTGAAATCAACGGCAAGGATTATCATCACATTTTTGATAGTGAGACAGGTTATCCCATTGAAACGGATTTAGCCAGTTTAACCATTGTATCTGACCGCTCAGTCGACGGTGAGATATGGACCACTCGTTTGTTTGGAGAGCGAAGCGCCTCTATTATGTGGCAAGTCGAAAATATTGATGGTATCGAAGCCATCCTCATTGACAAAGATGGACGCTTAGCTTGTTCATCTGGTATCCAACGGTAATTAATTAATAATGCAAAAGAGAAAGGAAAGCCCATGCTTAAACTTATTGCTATTGTAGGAACAAACTCAAAACGTTCCACAAACCGCCAACTGCTTCAATATATGCAGAAACACTTTGCTGACAAAGCAGAAATCGAATTGGTAGAAATTAAAGATCTGCCTGTATTTAACAAACCAGCTGACAAACAAATCCCAGCTGAAGCTACGGAAATCGCTGCTAAAATCGAAGCTGCTGATGGAGTTATTATCGGTACACCTGAATACGATCACTCAATCCCAGCTGTTCTTATGAGCGCTCTTGCTTGGATTTCATATGGTGTATTCCCGCTTTTGAACAAACCTGTCATGATTACAGGTGCTTCATATGGTACACTCGGTTCATCACGTGCTCAATTGCAACTTCGTCAAATTCTTAATGCTCCTGAAATCAAAGCTAATGTTCTCCCAGATGAATTCTTGCTTTCACATTCTCTTCAAGCATTTGATCAAAATGGTGACTTGGTAGATCTTGATGTCATCAAGAAATTGGATGCCATCTTTGATGACTTCCGTATCTTTGTTAAAGTTACTGAGAAATTGCGTAACGCACAAGAACTTCTTCGCAAAGATGCTGAAGATTTTGATTGGGAAAATTTGTAAGATAGGAGATCGAAAGAATGAAATTTGTTGGACTTGTTGGATCAAACTATGATCAATCATATAACCGCAAACTCTTGGAGTTCATCCGCCGTCAGTTTAAATTTAAATTTGAACTAGAAGTTTTGGAAATCGATGAAGTTCCAATGTTTAACCAAGACGAAAAATGGGACGAGAGCTTCCAGTTGCGCCTTCTTTACAACAAAATTACTCGAGCTGATGGTGTGATTATTGCTACTCCAGAGCACAACCACACGATTTCTGCTTCACTTAAGTCAGTCCTTGAATGGCTTTCATACGAAGTTCATCCATTTGAAAACAAACCAGTTATGATCGTGGGTGCTTCATATTATGACCAAGGTACTTCACGTGCTCAAGTTCACCTTCGTAAAATTCTTGATGCACCAGGAGTAAATGCCTACACATTACCAGGTAATGAATTCCTTCTTGGAAAAGCCAAAGAAGCTTTTGATGCAAACGGAAATATTATTAACGAAGGAACTGTTAAATTCCTTGAAACTTGCTTAGATAACTTTGTCAAATACGTAGGAGTCGTATCTAATTTGAAAAAACCAAAACCAATTGAACCAGAAGATTTGGATTGTGGAAAACCAATTGCCACAACTATTACAGAAGTTGACCCTGATGATCCAGAATGGGTAGAAAAAGTTGCAGAAATCACAGGAGCTGTATCTGGTGATACATACGTTAAACTTGACCATGGTATCCTTACAGTTAATCAAATCGATATGTTCTTGAAAGCTATGCCTTTTGAATTGACATATGCTGATGACAACAACCAATTCCTCTACTACAACAATGCTCACCAAGATCCAGAAACAATGTTTGCGAAACGTGTACCACCTCAATCTGGTAGCCGTATGTCTACAGTTCACGGTTCACTTCCACCTGCACGTATGAAAAACGTTGAGTGGGTTATTGGTACGCTTCGCAATGGCAACCAAGAATACGTACGTACAATTGTTCCTGGTTCACCTGCAGGTGTTATCAATACTCACAACTACCAAGCTATGTACTATCCTGATGGATCATATGCTGGTATCAATGAAATTGTCTTTAACTTCCAACCATGGCTTGACTGGTACTTGAAAGAAACTGGTCAACGTTTGGTAGGCGGTAGCGGACCTTTCGCTCCTGCTGCAGGTCATGGTGATGCAGATGCTACTTCTGGCGCTTCTGACTCAGCCGATGGCGGCCACGGTGGTGGCGCAGATGCTACTTCTGGTGCTAGTAACTAATAACTAACAAAAAGGAACCATTTTGGGTTCCTTTTTTATAATAGAAATCTCGGTTCGCACACACAAACCGAGAATTTTTTTATTTATGAATTCGGATCATCAAGACTACGACCGTGTAAACCTTTTTCTCGCTGCACTTGACGAAGTTTTTCAGGAGTCACATCATTACCAGCTTCATCCACGATTTTAATTCCTTCAACGTGGTGACGAACTGCTCGACGATATCCCTCAATGTATTCTTCACGAAGTTGGGCTTGTTCTACTTTTTCTTCCGCAGTCAAACCTTCTGTTTTTTTCTTTTTAGCAAGCTCATTAATACGAGCGATTTTTTCTGGTGTCATATTTGGACCTCCAATTTATTTTTATTTTGTATTGAGAAGATTGAAAGCAGCCACTGTTTTTGCTTTATTAACAAGTTCAGTTAGGATAGCTAAACGGTTGTTCTTCACATCAACATCTTCTGCCATAACCATGGTATTGTCAAAGAATGCATCAATTACTGGACTAAGAGCAAATAGTTGCGTTAATTTATCACTAGCTGAACCTTGCAATTCAAGACTTTCTACTGCTTGAGCAAGTTCTTTTTCTTGTTCATTTTCAAAAAGACTTGCATCGACTTTAACCAAACCATCTGCTTTTTCAGCTAAATTAAAGGCACGAGATAAAGACTCAACTGATGATTTGTAATCTTCAGTTTTCGCAGCTTCTGAAAGAGCTTCTGCTGCTTCAATCATATCAGAGACAACAAAGTTTGAACTTGCGAGAACAGCTTCTTTGATATCTTTTGCAGTAGAACCCATCATCTTATCAACACGAGCTTTAATGAAGTTAAGCACTTCTTCTTGATTATCATAAGTTAGACTTTCAAATGATAAGGCATAAAGGCTCGCAATCAATTCGTCCATTGGAATCTTCCAACCAAAGTCTTCCAAGATTCGAACAATCCCTTGTGTTGCACGACGAAGGGCATAAGGGTCGTTTGAACCAGATGGAATCAAACCAACAGAGAAGAAAGATAAGAGAGTATCTAATTTATCAGCTAGTGCAAGGATAGCACCAACTTTAGACTCAGGAAGGGCTCCGTCAGCTGAATCTGGAAGATAGTGCTCACGAATAGCTTGTGCTACTGCCGCATTTTCACCAGCGAGAAGCGCATATTTCTCACCCATGATCCCTTGAAGCTCATCAAATTCACCAACCATACCGGTTAAGAGGTCAAATTTATAAATGGCTGCAGCACGAGCAAGATCAATAGATTCATCAACTGATAGACCAGCTTTTTCAGCTAGAAGGATCGCAATTTGCCCTGTACGAATCATGTGTTCACGAAGAGAACCAATCTTTTCATGGAAGGTAACGTGTGAAAGTTTAGCAACTAAATCTTCAATCTTGAGTTTTTGGTCTTCACGCCAGAAGAATTCTCCATCTTCCAAACGAGCAACCAAAACTTTCTCATTTCCTCGAATGACATTTTCCAAGTGTTCAGCATTTCCGTTACGAACTGAAATGAAGTTTGGTTTTAGATTTCCTTTAAGATCACGGACTACAAAGTAGCGTTGATGAGTTTCCATTGAAGTAACCAAAACTTCTTCTGGAACCTCTAGGTATTTAGGGTCAAAATTACCCATAAAAGCGGTTGGATATTCAACCAGATTCAAAACTTCATTCAAAAGTCCCTCATCAACCTGAACTTGAACACCTTCTGATGCTTCAATAGCCTTGATTTGTTCACGAATCATATTTTCGCGTTCAATACTGTCAGCAATGACATAGACTTTTCGTAAATCCTCTTCGTAACTATCAGCATGACGAATTTCCACTTCATGTCCAAGGAAACGATGTCCACGGCTCACTCTGCCTGAATGAATATCTAAGAAGTCCATATCAAGAGCTTCATCATCCAAAAGGACTATCAAAGTATGGACAGGACGAATGTATTCAAAGGTATTATTTGCCCAGTGCATACTTACTGGGAAGCTAAGGCTAGCCAATACTTCTGGAATCCCTGTCAACACTTCCTCAGCAGGTTTTCCAGCTTCATGCTTGGTTACATAGACATATTCTTCACCTTTAATTTCACGGAATTCAATATCATCAACTGTCAAGCCTTTTCCACGGACGAATCCTTGAGCTGCTTTAGAAAAGTTCCCTTCTGCATCCAAGGCGATTTTCTTAGAAGGTCCTTTAAAATCTTCAGTCAAATCCGTTTGTTGGTCTGCTAAACCAAGTACACGAACAGCCAAACGACGTGGAGTTGAGAAAGTTTGAATCCCTTCGTATGAAAGGCGATTTTCATCCAAGAAAGCTGCCATTTTTTCACCTAGTTGTTTTTCACTTGGTGTGACAACGTAGGCTGGCAACTCTTCAAGTCCAAGTTCTACTAATAAATTTTTTGTCATGTTTTTTCCTTTACACAATTAATGTCTTTAACAAGATCTTTTGTAGTGGGGGACGCAAGCAAACCTTCGGTTTCATTGCTAACTGTCAAGCCTTAAGTCTCGTCAGTTCCCCAGTCGGATAAGAAACTTCTTATCCGACTTTCACTACAGCGGTCTTGTTTTATTTAGCGACCTACGGTCGACTTTCAGTCATTTATTCCTGTAATTCTATCTATTCTTCCTCTTCTGCTAGGAGTTTTGCACGGGTTGCTTCGTCTAGCAGTGGGTAACCGAGTTTCTTACGCTCTGCTACGAAGGTTTTGGCTACGACACGGGCCAAGTTACGGATGCGGGCAATGTAGCCAGCACGTTCTGTAACAGATACAGCACCACGAGCGTCTAGCAAGTTGAAGGTATGAGAACATTTCAAAACGTAGTCATAAGCAGGGTGAACAAGACCCAATTCCAGAGCACGTCCTGCTTCTTTTTCAAATTTCTCAAAGTTTTCAAGCAACATATCTTGGTCTGAAACTTCAAAGCTGTATTTTGAGTGCTCATATTCTGGTTGAAGGAAGATTTCTCCGTATTTAACACCTGGAGCCCACTCAATATCATAAACAGAATCTACTTCTTGGATGTAAGAAGCTAAACGCTCTAAACCATAAGTAACCTCAGCAGTTACAGGACCAGTTGCCAAGCCACCGACCTGTTGGAAATAAGTAAACTGTGTGATTTCCATACCGTCAAGCCAAACTTCCCAACCAAGACCTGCAGATCCAGTTGATGGGTTTTCCCAGTTATCTTCAACGAAACGAATATCGTGTTCCAATGGATTGATGCCCAATTTTTCCAATGACTCAAGGTAAAGTTCTTGAATGTTTGATGGTGATGGTTTCATGACCACTTGGAATTGGTGGTGTTGGTAGAGACGGTTTGGGTTTTCCCCATAACGACCGTCTGCTGGACGACGTGATGGCTCTACATAAGCCGCATTCCATGGCTCAGGACCAATAGCACGAAGAAAAGTATACGGACTCATTGTACCTGCACCCTTTTCATTATCATAAGCCTGCATCAGCATACAACCCTGGTCATTCCAGTATTGTTGCAAAGTCAAGATAATCTCTTGAAAGGTTAGTTTTTTAGACATTATTTACTCCTTTATTATAAATTATTGCGACATGAGTCTGCCTCGTCGATTATACGAGGCAAGACGAGTTAGTACTGCGTCTAGCTCAGGCACCCTAGTGCTGAGCGTGGGGCAGTCCGACTGTAAGGAGGTCTTTGCCACTGACGCAGTGGAAAGTAAATTTTTTAGACATGTTTTACTCCTTTTTTTAATTCTTGAGACTTTGGATACAAAAAGAACCGAGTCTTTGCTCCTAAGTCTGCGACCTAGGGGCGTCAAAAACGCGGTTCCACCCTAATTTATTACTTCATTATTTTTAAAAAATATACCAAAAGCGCCACCCTTATCTCTCAACCACCTGACTCTCACTATCTCAGGCTCGCTTGGGATTTACCGATAAGATATTCTTTCTTGTAGTTTATTATAACAAAATGAAATTAAAAAGTAAATTTTTTTTATAAGGAATCTTTTCTAAATGATATAAAATAGACATACCAATTCGACATCGTTTCCCTTTTTGCCCCTTGTTGAACAAAATGAAAAACCGCTACTCCTAAGAATAGCGGTTTAATCATGTTTTTAAGCTACTAATGTAGTTACTCTATTATTT
The window above is part of the Streptococcus sp. Marseille-Q6470 genome. Proteins encoded here:
- a CDS encoding FAD:protein FMN transferase, with the translated sequence MPLSSLSERLMGTTITISLVHEQADNLLRQAFDLLKELEFRFNANSTESELMEINYQAGIAPVKVHTDLFELISLGLEHSLAPKSHLNISIGPLVQTWRIGFSDAKVASPEEIASVLPLIDPHFIRLDSINSTVFLEKKGMKIDLGCLAKGYSADKVAAFLKENGVTSALINLGGNILTIGNNQSKDGRPWQIGIQDPNNPRGNHLMTLSITGKSVVTSGIYERHLEINGKDYHHIFDSETGYPIETDLASLTIVSDRSVDGEIWTTRLFGERSASIMWQVENIDGIEAILIDKDGRLACSSGIQR
- a CDS encoding NADPH-dependent FMN reductase; this translates as MLKLIAIVGTNSKRSTNRQLLQYMQKHFADKAEIELVEIKDLPVFNKPADKQIPAEATEIAAKIEAADGVIIGTPEYDHSIPAVLMSALAWISYGVFPLLNKPVMITGASYGTLGSSRAQLQLRQILNAPEIKANVLPDEFLLSHSLQAFDQNGDLVDLDVIKKLDAIFDDFRIFVKVTEKLRNAQELLRKDAEDFDWENL
- a CDS encoding NAD(P)H-dependent oxidoreductase; translation: MKFVGLVGSNYDQSYNRKLLEFIRRQFKFKFELEVLEIDEVPMFNQDEKWDESFQLRLLYNKITRADGVIIATPEHNHTISASLKSVLEWLSYEVHPFENKPVMIVGASYYDQGTSRAQVHLRKILDAPGVNAYTLPGNEFLLGKAKEAFDANGNIINEGTVKFLETCLDNFVKYVGVVSNLKKPKPIEPEDLDCGKPIATTITEVDPDDPEWVEKVAEITGAVSGDTYVKLDHGILTVNQIDMFLKAMPFELTYADDNNQFLYYNNAHQDPETMFAKRVPPQSGSRMSTVHGSLPPARMKNVEWVIGTLRNGNQEYVRTIVPGSPAGVINTHNYQAMYYPDGSYAGINEIVFNFQPWLDWYLKETGQRLVGGSGPFAPAAGHGDADATSGASDSADGGHGGGADATSGASN
- a CDS encoding DUF896 family protein, which gives rise to MTPEKIARINELAKKKKTEGLTAEEKVEQAQLREEYIEGYRRAVRHHVEGIKIVDEAGNDVTPEKLRQVQREKGLHGRSLDDPNS
- the glyS gene encoding glycine--tRNA ligase subunit beta; this encodes MTKNLLVELGLEELPAYVVTPSEKQLGEKMAAFLDENRLSYEGIQTFSTPRRLAVRVLGLADQQTDLTEDFKGPSKKIALDAEGNFSKAAQGFVRGKGLTVDDIEFREIKGEEYVYVTKHEAGKPAEEVLTGIPEVLASLSFPVSMHWANNTFEYIRPVHTLIVLLDDEALDMDFLDIHSGRVSRGHRFLGHEVEIRHADSYEEDLRKVYVIADSIERENMIREQIKAIEASEGVQVQVDEGLLNEVLNLVEYPTAFMGNFDPKYLEVPEEVLVTSMETHQRYFVVRDLKGNLKPNFISVRNGNAEHLENVIRGNEKVLVARLEDGEFFWREDQKLKIEDLVAKLSHVTFHEKIGSLREHMIRTGQIAILLAEKAGLSVDESIDLARAAAIYKFDLLTGMVGEFDELQGIMGEKYALLAGENAAVAQAIREHYLPDSADGALPESKVGAILALADKLDTLLSFFSVGLIPSGSNDPYALRRATQGIVRILEDFGWKIPMDELIASLYALSFESLTYDNQEEVLNFIKARVDKMMGSTAKDIKEAVLASSNFVVSDMIEAAEALSEAAKTEDYKSSVESLSRAFNLAEKADGLVKVDASLFENEQEKELAQAVESLELQGSASDKLTQLFALSPVIDAFFDNTMVMAEDVDVKNNRLAILTELVNKAKTVAAFNLLNTK
- the glyQ gene encoding glycine--tRNA ligase subunit alpha, with product MSKKLTFQEIILTLQQYWNDQGCMLMQAYDNEKGAGTMSPYTFLRAIGPEPWNAAYVEPSRRPADGRYGENPNRLYQHHQFQVVMKPSPSNIQELYLESLEKLGINPLEHDIRFVEDNWENPSTGSAGLGWEVWLDGMEITQFTYFQQVGGLATGPVTAEVTYGLERLASYIQEVDSVYDIEWAPGVKYGEIFLQPEYEHSKYSFEVSDQDMLLENFEKFEKEAGRALELGLVHPAYDYVLKCSHTFNLLDARGAVSVTERAGYIARIRNLARVVAKTFVAERKKLGYPLLDEATRAKLLAEEEE